A stretch of DNA from Anaerolineae bacterium:
GGTGACCAGCACCCGCTGAACACCGATCCGGACGATAGCGCCCCGCTTGCATTGGCGGGGCGTTTTGATGCGGCGGCCCTACAGATCGCGCACGATGGCAGCAACCTCGCGGGCGATGGCCCGGATTTCCTCCAGCGGGCGGCGGCCATCGCCGGCCAGCCCGTCGCCGGCCAGGCCGCAGGCTGTTGCCCCGGCCCGCAGAAAGTCGGCGATGTTGCCAACATGCATGTAGCCGTTACAGGTGAAATCCAGGTGGTTGAGCGGGCCGCGCATAGCCTTGAAGTAGTTGATGCCCAGCGCCCCGGCGGGGAAGAACTTGATCAGCTTGCAGCCGTGGTTAGCGGCGTTGACGGCCTCGCTGGGGGTGGCCACGCCGGGGGCGATGAGCAGGCCGGCGGCGTGGGCGGTGGAGACGACGGCGGGGTCAAAGGCGGGCGAGACCAGGAATTGCGCGCCCAGCTCCAGCGCCTGGCCGACCTGTGCCGGTTGCAGGATGGTGCCCATCCCGGCCAGCAAATCCGCGCCAAAAGCCTGCCGCACGGCTGGCAACGCTTCCTGCCATTCTGGCGAATTGGTCGTCAGTTCGACGATGTCGAGGCCGTTTTCCAGCAGTACTTCGCAGACGGCAATGGCTTTGGCCGGCGGAAAATCCCCGCGCAGCACGACGATGATGCGGGTCTGGCGGATGCGGGCCAGGGCGGATGCGGCGTCCATCACAGGGTGCCTCCTTTGGTGGCAGGTGCAGCAAGAGCACGGCTATCCGGCGTTGCCATTATTGGCAACCAGGCGGTGGAGCGCCTGTACAGCGCGCCGGGCATCTTTGGAGTCAACAGCCAGCGAGATGTTGGCATCGGACGATCCCTGGGCGATCACAATGACGTTGATCTGCTCCTCGGCCAGCACGCCAAAGATGCGCGCCGCCACGCCGGGCGTCTCCCGCATCCCGGCGCCGACGATCGTGATCACCTCGATGTTCTCCTGCGCCCAGACACGGTCGACGTCCTGGCGGCTGATCTCGGCAGCCAGTTCGGCTTTGATGGCGGCCACCGCTCGCGCCGAGTCAGTGTCGCGCACAATGAAGCAAAAGCTTTGCTCAGACGACGACTGTGAGATCACCAGCAGATTGACTTCTTCCCGCGCCACCGCGCTGAAGGTGCGCCCGGCAATGCCCGGCACGCCGATCATACCGCGCCCGGCGACGGTGATCAGGTGAACGTCAGGGATGATGGTGATCGCCTTGGCGATGAAAGGCGTCATTTCCGGCTCAGGGCGGATCAGCGTTCCCGGATGAGTCGGGTTGAACGTATTGCGCACGCGGATGGGCATGCCGCGATCCATGACCGGCAGGATTGTCTTGGGGTGGAGCACCTTGGCGCCAAAGAAAGCCAGTTCGCCGACCTCCCGGTACGAGAGAATCGGGATAACATGGGCGCTGGGCACCAGGCGTGGGTCAGCGGTCATCACGCCATCGACATCGGTCCAGATCCATAGCTCATCGGCGTCGATGCAGGCGGCCAGGATACCGCCGCTGTAATCGCTGCCGCCGCGTCCCAGGGTCGTCGTGATGCCTGTCTCGGTCGCGCCAATGTAGCCGGTGACGATCGGCAACACACCCGCTTTGAGCAGGGGGACAAGGTGCTGCTGAACGCGCGCACGCGTTTTGTCCATCAGCG
This window harbors:
- a CDS encoding aspartate kinase, with the translated sequence MATLTFKFGGTSMGNAAIIASVGQIILDAVEQGHQVLTVVSAMSGVTNQLLDSARAAAEGHTAVYLKTTADLRDRHHEAARELVRTPEAQEALLAELHRLVDEFQDLCRSVAILGELTNRGLDAIVSIGERLSARLLAAHLQDRGAAALPIDATRLIVTTAAFQNATPLMDKTRARVQQHLVPLLKAGVLPIVTGYIGATETGITTTLGRGGSDYSGGILAACIDADELWIWTDVDGVMTADPRLVPSAHVIPILSYREVGELAFFGAKVLHPKTILPVMDRGMPIRVRNTFNPTHPGTLIRPEPEMTPFIAKAITIIPDVHLITVAGRGMIGVPGIAGRTFSAVAREEVNLLVISQSSSEQSFCFIVRDTDSARAVAAIKAELAAEISRQDVDRVWAQENIEVITIVGAGMRETPGVAARIFGVLAEEQINVIVIAQGSSDANISLAVDSKDARRAVQALHRLVANNGNAG
- a CDS encoding bifunctional 4-hydroxy-2-oxoglutarate aldolase/2-dehydro-3-deoxy-phosphogluconate aldolase, producing MDAASALARIRQTRIIVVLRGDFPPAKAIAVCEVLLENGLDIVELTTNSPEWQEALPAVRQAFGADLLAGMGTILQPAQVGQALELGAQFLVSPAFDPAVVSTAHAAGLLIAPGVATPSEAVNAANHGCKLIKFFPAGALGINYFKAMRGPLNHLDFTCNGYMHVGNIADFLRAGATACGLAGDGLAGDGRRPLEEIRAIAREVAAIVRDL